The genomic stretch TCGGGATGGACTTCACCGGCGGCACCTCCGTTGAATTTGAATACGCAGAGGCTCCGCAACTTGATGAAATCCGCTCCAGGCTGACAGAGGCCGGGTACGAGCAGTTTTCTGTTCAGAACTTCGGGGCTGACACGACGGTGTTGGTGCGGATGGCCGAGGCCGACAACGATCAGCTGGCACCGGAGGTTACCCGAACCTTGAAAGAGGGTGGTGCAGATCTTGAACTGGTCAGTTCCGAGTTCGTAGGGTCCCAGGTTGGTGAAGAGCTCAAGGAAGACAGTGGCCTTGGCTTGCTAATCGCCCTTGCCGTGGTGCTGATTTACGTGGGTATGCGCTTCCAGTTCAAATTCGGTATTGCCTCGGTGGTGCCTCTGGCTCACGACGTCATTATCGTTCTGGGTGTATTTGCGTTATTCCAGTGGACCTTCGATCTTACCGTTCTGGCTGCGTTGCTTGCGGTCATTGGTTATTCTTTGAACGATACCATCGTTGTGGCTGACCGCATCCGGGAGAACTTCCGCAAAATGCGTGTGGGTGAGCCCTGGGATATCATCAACGAATCCATTCACCAGACCATTGCGCGGACAATCAACACCTCGGGTACGACGCTCGTGGTCTTGCTTGCTCTCTACTTTCTGGGTGGTGAGGCAATCAACAACTTCGCCCTGGCTTTGATTATTGGTGTGGTCGTCGGTACCTACTCTTCCATATACGTGTCTGCGAATCTGCTGATGGTGATGGGCGTTTCTCGAGATGACCTGATCGTGCCGGCAAAGGAAGGCGCGGAAAATGCCGAAGAAGAAGAGCAGCCGCCGGAGTGGCTGAACCGGATGTAATCGTAGTTGTTCCCCGATTTCCGGGCACAAAAAAAACCGCCACATAATGTGGCGGTTTTTTTTGTGTCTCAAAGAGCCCGGGAGTTCAGCGAGGCAGACGGCCCCGGAACGGATGCAGGACCTTGAGCACTTCGCGGAACAGCTTCGGGTTTGCAACCACCAGCTGGCGGGCGTTCCCGGTGGACGGATTGCCCGAGAAATCACCGGTCAGGGCACCGGATTCCATGGCTAGTGTGACGCCAAGATCCAGTTCTGCCGCTTCTGGACGAAAGATGATGGCTGCGTCCATCAATCCGGCGGACACACGGGCGATATCCAGCACCACGCAGCCGGAGGTGCGGAACATACCGGAATCCCTGGCCAGTACAGCGGCCATTTCGCCCCAGAGCATCGGATCCTCGCTCTTTCGAGCCTGGTCCAGCAGGTTGGTAGCGATGGCGGCTTTCTCCGGCAGCTTGATTTCCGAAGCGCGCACGCGGCGGCTGTTGAGCGCCGCACCATGGCCTCGGCTGGCCGAGTATTCCTCTCCGGTAACGGGGTTAACCAGCAGCAGGTTTTCAGTTCGGTTATTCTTTTCTGGGACAGGGCCAGAGCGAACTCCGGAATGCCCCGAAGGAAATTTTCACGGCCCAGGACAGGGAAAATGTGCCAGCTCTTTTCGCTGGTTCCGGCATCCGCTTCGTTCAG from Marinobacter adhaerens HP15 encodes the following:
- the secF gene encoding protein translocase subunit SecF — protein: MSEDQKQPFDFMGLRKIASIISISLIVVSIALLATRGLNFGMDFTGGTSVEFEYAEAPQLDEIRSRLTEAGYEQFSVQNFGADTTVLVRMAEADNDQLAPEVTRTLKEGGADLELVSSEFVGSQVGEELKEDSGLGLLIALAVVLIYVGMRFQFKFGIASVVPLAHDVIIVLGVFALFQWTFDLTVLAALLAVIGYSLNDTIVVADRIRENFRKMRVGEPWDIINESIHQTIARTINTSGTTLVVLLALYFLGGEAINNFALALIIGVVVGTYSSIYVSANLLMVMGVSRDDLIVPAKEGAENAEEEEQPPEWLNRM